CAGACACTCTTGAAGTCAGATGTTCATTCAAAATCAGATAAAAGTCCTGTCACAGTGGCCGATTATGGTTTGTTTGCTAACTCTACTGCAAATGCTTTTAATCAAATGCAGTCAAATTATATACTTgtttttttggggggggggggtgctTAGACCTTGATGTTTAAAGAGTAAATTCTGTTTGATATGGACATGTATAATTTAGGAATTAGATTGTACCATAAACATATAAATTGAGGATAAATTAGcaatttacatatatatcgaTTTTCTAACAATTAGATCATATCATTAGCTTCACAAAAGGGTGATCCTCCCACTTAATTTAGTGGCTGAGTTTGCTCGAATGGATTTCATATTAGATGTGCCCACTCTAGTTCGTGACTAGTCACAGGCCTTTACTTGACTGAACATCTTTCAATATGCAAATAGAGACATTGTATCAGCTATTACATTGTGTGATaactttattattttatagagCCCGTACTGAAGTTCTGATGTTTGGGATTCTGTGCTGCATACACTTTTAGTTAGTTGGTGAcatgataaaaaaattgttaATAACTGCCTATGATCTTTCTGTTGGTTACTTCCCAGGTTCACAGGCTCTTGTTAGTTTTGTACTCGAAAGGGAACTGCCTTCAGAATCATTCTCTCTAGTAGCTGAGGAGGTGAGTATCAATGCAGATTTAAGAGACATGCAGCAACCTTTGTAAATGCTCCTTGCAAGAattgttaattattttttccacTTCTATATTCTCTTTAGGATTCGGGAGATCTTCAAATAGACAGCGGGAGGGAAACGCTAGAACGCATCACAAAACTTGTCAACGATACTGTCGCCAATAGTGATTATAGTGATTCTAATTTAACCACTGAAGATGTGCTCAGGGCTATTGACAATGGCAAATCTGAAGGTGGTTCTTGTGGCCGGCACTGGGTTTTAGACCCCATAGATGGTACTAAAGGGTAAGCTTCTGGGCTTCATATCTGTCAACATCCTATTATCTGTGAGATAAACGTATTGTAAAGCACTAGTTGGGTATGGTTTGCGGTTTATGgtttttttaatgattttgACGTTTTGTCTTCTTCCCAGTTGATTTCCATCTTTGTGATTATTGTTGCTGAATAGCTGCAGGATTATGCGGTTCATGTAACTTGAAAActtcttctcaaaaaaaaaaaaaaaactaacttgAATTACCGAATGTAGATCTGGTTCTAAGAATTTGTGTGATGTTTTACTCCAGGACTTTATTGTTTTATGCACAGCTTGTATGAATCGTTTGAAGCTATTAATGCATTGGTTATTTTGTTCCAAAGAAAGATAGAATATATTGGTCAACATTCCAAAGTTTTAGGCTCCTATTAGATGTCCATACGTTCTtttacaataatcatcaatcTTGGGTTTTTCAATGTGGTTGCAAGGTTTGATGcttttttgtgattttttttttatgaaatgtATTAtgccattttttttgtttcttattgaatttgaaaagttGATGATGTGGCATGATCTCCATTTAAAAATCATTTGGTTTCATTGCAAGGATGTCAATCGTTTATAGGGAAAAGTTTAGTACATATttattgtgtgtgtgtgtgtcccgacacattttttttttgcttctgtTTAGCTGGTATTATTATCATGTGCTCCATATCTTAAACCTGGCGTGATGATTGTGTTATTGTTGGGTTGTGCTATAGGTTTCTTCGAGGAGACCAATATGCCATAGCATTAGCATTACTGGATGAAGGAAAAGTTGTGTTGGGTGTCCTTGCCTGTCCGAATCTTCCTCTGGCTTCCATTAGCAGTGATAATAAGCATTCTTCACATGACAAAGTTGGCTGCCTTTTCTTTGCAAAACTTGGTGGAGGAACATATATGCAGCCACTGGATGGTTCATCACCGCTTAAGGTTAGCACCAGATACCATTTTTTCAATTTAGAGAATTAAAAATAAACAGAAAAGGTTAACATCAAGAGTTTTTATGGTATCCAACAGGTGCATGTCAGTGCTACTGAAAATCCTGTAGAGGCCTCATTCTTTGAATCTTATGAAGCAGCACACTCCTTGCACGGCTTGTCTAGCACCATTGCCAAGGTATTGCATCATTGTATTCTTCTTATATTTTTACTGCAATCAAATATTACAGCTAAAGCAATTTATTAATGAACAGAAACTTGGAGTCAAAGCGCCGCCAGTTAGAATTGACAGCCAGGCTAAGTATGGGGCACTTTCCAGAGGAGATGGAGCAATATACCTGCGTTTCCCCCATAAAGGATATCGTGAGAAAATATGGGATCATGCTGCTGGGTGCATTGTTGTTACTGGTAAATAATTCTTCTTAATATGTTGTTCTTCCCTTACATTGTGAAGGACTGGGCTTTGTGGGATAAGCTGCAAGCCTGCAGCCCAAGCTTCCTCTTAGAAAAGTGTGTAGGTCTGGGTTCTAATGTTTAATTTGAGTTAGTTCATGATAAAGTTTAGGTCATTGATTCCTAGGCCAATACATACCATTAGAGATTCGCTTCAAATTTGTAATCATGGCTAATAAGGCATTCAGATAGAAAGACTCGGTAAATAGGACTACACGGATGATTCATCTTTAACTAGAGAAAACAAATGCCATTAAAGTACAATATCTTCTAAGGTAAAAATGGGTGACAATTTCTAGTGGTCTGTAATTCCCAAAGTTATGTAAAAAAATTAGTAACACACATCAGTTAAAAAGTTAGTTTTTAAGTAAAAAATGGAACATAGATTTTGTGTTCCTGTATTGTATGGATATGGGTAGCTGATGTTTCGTTCCATGTTTAATTGCATGAAACCCTTTGGAAAATGCATTGGTGAGCTTCTGAAAATCCCTTCGTAGGAATCTCTCCAGGAAAACCCTTTGTATAATTCCAAAAGCAGCTTATAGTTAGGGAGAAAATGAATTGTAACCGCAAATAACACATGTTTGTCATCAGTTTACAGAAGTTGGGGGTATAGTCACAGATGCTGGGGGTCTATACTAAGATATTAAAACTTGGGAAAAATGATTTTTCAACTGCAATTAACACATGTTTGTCATCATTTACAGAAGCTGGGGGTGTAGTCACAGATGCTGCTGGAAATCCACTGGACTTTTCAAAAGGGAGGTACCTCGATCTGGAAGCAGGCATAATTGTCACCAACCAGAAATTGATGCCATCACTCTTGAAGGCAGTTAAAGCATCCTTGGAGGAAGAGAAAGCTTCGTCTTTGTGATTCTTTTTGGAGGTCCTCAATTTACGATTTGGAGATTCACCTCTAGTATTTGTCTAATAAGGTATCTTGTCTAATCATCCTTTTGCAATTTCATGTTGTACtaaatgaaattaaaaaaaatcaacactgAAGGACATCCTTAgcatttgttcttttcttCAAGTGATTActccttttgattttttagggcgaaaattcaaatattttattaatGTTTGGTGGGATTACAATCCTTCATAGGAAAGTCATGGAGAAAATCTGGAGGGGAGCCTCCCATATTAAAGAGAGCTTGCCAAAATGTGTGCAATGGCATTGCACGATTTGGGTTAAAAGTCCAGCTCAATCTCTAGTACTGAAGCTTAGCTTGGTCTTGAATTCTTGATTTCCAGAATCAAATTACTCAGCTTAGATAGGTCATCCTTTCAACATGTAGTACTGATGTAGCGATGTACGTGGGATACTGACTGTGAAAAGCAGCCGTGATTACACCCTCTTAAGTCCCTATGTGCTCCACCGAGACCACCATTAACAGCATCGACGTTTAATTTGGGGATGATGGttggtttcaattttcaaGTGCTGCCTCTTGGGCTCTTGGCATAGGTTGTTATGGAACTTTCTGAAACTCTGCAAGCCATGACCGCAGCTTCTTTTGATTTTCCTTCCAATGACTGTTGGTTTCTGTTACTCCATAGAACCCAAATACCGTAAGTAGTTTCTCTAACACATCATTTCCAAGGTGCAGTAACTGTTCCAGTAACCACTGCTAGAGTATAGCACGAGCACTAGGACATTGCTCATGAAATAGTAAACATCTAGCCGGTCCTTCATACCATTTGACAAAATCTCCAaacacaaatatgaacctCACCAGGTACTCTAGCTTCCATTGTTCCGAGTAGGGATCTCCATTTGCAGTAGAGGTGAACGTCCCACGTTTTTTCCGGCTTCCACCTCAACCCAACAGGGGAAGAAGAGTGCCTAGACTCTTAAGAGGACTACGTAATATGCAATTAGCAACATATGCAAAAGCTGCTTGACCGATTCCTTATCTCCCTATTCCATGTTCTGGTTTGCTGGTGAATAAGCTCCGAAACATGATGCGAAGTGGTATCTTGAGGCCATTGAACCCATGTTCAAGTATTCACTCCTTTTGAAGTTAATGAGGTTTTGATATTACCGATGCACAACAGCGTTCTTCGTCCAATCTGATCCTCACCACTTCCATATTATGGTATTTATAGACCTGAAAACAGAAGCTTAAACACATCTTGCTAAAGCCTTCTCCTAGTTCAACTGCATCATTCCATCAACAATTACATGCAAAGTAATTATGTCCAAAAGGAACAAAAGGACTTGAGTTGAAGTTACCTAAATTTGATAATCATGACTCGGAGGTTTTAAAGAAACTACTTCGTGATTCACTAGTGTAAGAAACCTTAGTAGTAAGATTAAAGCGAATGAGGAGCTAGTAACTTGGGCTGCTGGCTATAGTCAAAGTCAATCACATACGCCAATCTGATGGTTATTAGGATAGTAGATTGGGTCAAGATGGATTAGTATTGAAAGAATTAGAAAACCTGCTGGATTATATCAATAACTATGCATAAAATGACAGGGAATGACAGAGAATAACAAtagaaaattatctaaattaAAAGTCATGTAATAAGGggtgaatatttttatttcattattaaagaGCTATATACTCTTCCACCTATGTCAGTGGAATAAGTTTACACAGGAACATCAGATGGGTAATCCAGGGGGTGTCTTTTAATTGTCTCTCTTAGCTGTTTCTCTTGCTCAACAAGATTGGAAGGAGGACAATCGTATACATCAGTGAACATGTCAGCAACCGGTGGTTTCTCAACTTTCTCAGCTTCTTGGATTGCATGTAAAAACTGCAACAAAGGTATGAATAGTGAGAAAGTTTCAAATTTTCTAACTTTGGATAATTACCATATGTTACAGTATGATCGGAAATTGTTCATATCAAAAGTCTGTTTCCTATACATAAAAGAAACCTAATTGTTCAAAAGTCAAGAGGGGAGAAACTACAACTCATACAAGCATAATATGGTTTCTGTGAGCATATACAATAGAGAAAATACTCAAAAAGCAACAAATAAAGACGGTGAAAGGATTCTGCAGATAGGTTTAAACATGACATAAGGTGTTCTCTTTCTCTAGCTTGtagaaatttaatttaaaagcAATAGTTTGTATCAACATTATTCAACTTGGAGCTCATTATTTGATACATTTAGAATAATTGACCATGTCTTAATTTCTCCAGTTCATTAGTGAAAGAAACCCCTAAAACAGGTGATTCCTACATGGAGGCACTGCCTCAACTGTGGCAATTTTGAAAGCAATAAAACTGGAAAAGAGCATGGTGAACTAATTAGTCGGTTGCTATCAAGTTGagttcaaatataatagaaagaaTTACCTGCTTTCTCGCACTGTTTCTAGCTTCTATCTCTGCCTCAGCACTCCACCAACCATTTCTTTCAATCCATTTCCTAAATCGAGATACTGGGTCTCGTCCCACTTTCCAACTTTCAATTTCATCAACTGGGCGATACTTGGTTGAATCATCTGATGTGGAATGGTGTCCAACTCGATAAGTTATTGCCTGCCAGATCAAGTTAAGAGTGGGATCCATCAATATGCAAAACAGATTGAGGGCAAAATCAGAAATACAAGAGACTTTTTCTATACCTCTATTAAGATTGGCCTCTGTTCATTGATTGCCATTTCACGTGCAGTGTAAACAGCACTATACATGGCAAGTGCATCATTCCCATCTACTCGGATACTTCGGATTCCATAAGCTCGACCTTTGACAACAACACCATCACCTGTCAAGATATACCACcccaaaatgagaaaaaactgCTTGCTTCTAGCCATCAAGAGACTGCCTCTTCTTGATGTTGCAAAATTACAAGCAGGAACTAGTTGAGAGGAAAAGTACTCCTAAACTGGTCTGAAGTAGGTGTACTGATAGCCCATCCGTTGTTCCGACAAATGAATATAACTGGAGCCTCCGTGACAGCCGCAAAATTTAGAGCAGCATGGAAGTCACCCTAATATTAATAAGACCTATTAGGAAGAAaacaaccgaaaacaacaaTCTCTAAATTGAACAGACTGTTAATCAAATGATTTCCTATGTTTTCTCGTATCATCAGTATCACTAACTAGACTATAGAATATGTAGATGAGTTCATTCACGTGCTACTGTGCTAGAATATTTGCATAAAGTACTTACTCAAGGATACAATCTATTTTATAGCTAGCCTATGGGATGAGTTCATTCACGTGCTACTGTGCTAGAATATTTGCATTCAAAACGATCAGACATAAAACAACTCCTTCATTTTTGCCCAAGTAATATCGAAAACAGGAGGTGCATGTAGGTTTGGGTTAAAATATACTAGGATTTTGTATTTCACCTCGCTTGTGCCACCATCACCAATATATGTGACCACACATGCATCTTTTCTGTCCATTTTCAGAGAATAAGCAACACCAACAGCCTGTGGAAGTTGTGTACTGCAAAGTGCAAAGTAAATTATTTGTGGTGTGATTCTAATGACTCTAGTAAAAGACTTAAAACTGTTCTACACAACTcctgaaaaaaaattgcatcTTACGCTATGGTTGATGATACTGTGAAGTAATTGTGCTTGTTAGATCCATAATGGATTGGCATCTGCCTGCCTTTCCCGTAATCAGCTTTGTTACTGAAACACTGGTTTGCAAATTCTTGTACAGTGAAACCACGCCATATTAAGACCCCAGGCTCCCTGTACTACAtgaaagtaaaagaaaacTTTGTCTCAAATCACTCTCATCCCATCTCATGCAAAATTACTGACAGAGCTCATAAGGCAAAGGGAAGTATGATTTTAATGAGTAGGTTGGGGTGCATAGAACATTGCAAAAAGTAATTGGCTGTGCATAAGTAAATGAACCTGAGGAAGGACAATGTCATCAAAGGTGAGTGCTGCAGCAGATGCAATATTGATGGCTTCTTCCCCGATTGTTGTCAGATAAAAAGAGATCCTTCCCTGCCTCTGTGCTTCGTAGAAAATGATGTCCATAGTTTGAAGCATCACCATGTCTGTGTACATTTTAACAGCAATTTCTTGGCTGACCTATTCGAATTTATAGTCCACAGATCATAAGGTTCATATAGGATTTAATTATGTTCAATAAAAGGATAGGATAAATGACACCCCTATTGCAAAAGTGAGGATCTCCACTACCTCAGCACAGTAGCTGGACATAATTTGCTTCCCATTGTCATCAAGGACCCGATAACAGGGCTCCCGCTCCTTAGTCGACTCAGATATGAATCTCATCTCAGGAGTGAATTTGAACTTCCCTTCTGGTAAATCCAAACCCTGCCAAAACATTAAATTCTCTATTAGAGCAAAGCTGCACGGAACACTCTCTCCGCCCCTATGCATTCGCATTTGCACTCAAAGCAACTCTCCATTACCCACGCAGGCACATACTTATCTCTCATATCGAAAGAACATTAAAAATGCATAATATCCCATTTTCTTAATTCATCCTAACTTTTTCAGTACTACATCTTTTAAGCATAATCACAACTCCTAACTTGATCAGTACACCATCTCATATGCTGCAACACCATTTTACCTTACTAAAAGCTAAAGATACTTAAAAGGGTATCTTGTAGAACTTTATTGACACGACTAATACAGTTTATAACAGAACCATGATTCATCATTCATATAATGAATGACAATGTTTTAAATTTGATTATACTTGATTGGCATGCATGACGAAGTTTCAAATTTGATTTTACCTGATTGGTATCAACCTCATCAGAGAGCGTTTCTGGTTTGCCGGATTCAAAACGACGAGAGCCGCATAAAGGGGCCTCCAGGAGCCTCACGTTTTGAGCATATGAAGCCGGAAAAGGAACCGGAATGGGAGATTTCCGAGAGAAAGACGAACTGAAATGGATGGAAGCCAAGGAACCCAAGTTGGATTTGAATCGGTTGATCATAAAGTCCCCTGACTTCCTGACCCAGAGAGACATCATGCACAGAGTTTGTTACAAACAATGAGAAACTCAGAAACAAAAGTAACAATGTGTTACGTGTGTCCTGTTCTTtttgagaggaagagagagagagagagagagagagagagagagagagagagagagagagagagagatagagtgACAGATCAAAATGGAAGAAGATAAGGGTGCCATGTTGTCAGCTTACTTGTAAATAGGAAGTGAAACCTTGAACATGTTGGCATGGTGAGCGAGGTTTCCAGCTAACTGCAGAAGGTTTTGGCTCTATCTTTGACTAGAATACTTTCACGTGGGAGCCATTCTTCTGAGACCCCTCAACTTGGTACTCTTGAAAAGACTCCCTACCATTTTTGTCATCAGGAAAATAACTAAAATGCTATTAGAAGTCTAGCCCGAGTCTCTCAATCTCTTATCGTCTCAGTTGCCAGTTGCGAGTGGGAGATCAAATGGTACTCGATTAATTATATTAGTTTTATAATCTTATCCATTGGGAGAAAAACTATGAGCATCCCTTAATTCTTAGAAGTTGGCTCACCTAAGGGACAGTTTTAAGAGACTAAGAGACTGTGAGGGACAATTGCATCTAGCCACATTCCTTAAAAATTGTCCCTTAGGTGAGCAGCCCTTAACTCCTAATCTAATTTAGCAATTGCATCTCAGCCACATGTATTTAATAAAAAGGATGAGGTCAAAACAACTTAAACTTGCACTTTTGTTTCCAATCGTCAGATTCACTTGTCCCTCACGTAGTCACAGTTCCTTAAAAACTGTACCTTAGGTGAGCAGCCCTTAACTCCTAATCTAATTTAGCAGTTATagacatgatatatatatatatacatatacataaatTCTCATATGCGACAGATTCGGTGATTCCGGCCACCGACGACGCGCAACGACGGTGccgattatatatatatatatatatatatagcccttcttggctgcggaggtccgcaccaagattttggtgcggatttccatctttttaccactttttgatcaaattttctcatctccactatctagtatctagataatattgtgtagatcatctctgcaaaatttcagccaatttggtaatcgttaaggccctcaaaattgcgtttttctgttaaaaatatgaacggtaacGGTTCGACAGAATTCGGTCCGTCCATTTGTTATtcgattttgagggccttaacgattaccaaattggctgaaaatttgcagagatgatctacataatattatctagatactaaacggtggagatgagaaaattcgatcaaaaagtggtaaaaagatggaaatccgcaccaaaatcattggtgcggacctccgcatttgagaaaatctgtatatatatatatatatatatatatatatatatgtacacataAATTCTCATATGCGACAGATTCGGTGATTCCGGCCACCGACGACGCGCAACGACGGTGCCGACCAGCACAACCGCACTCCCCTCCTCTCGGCGCTCCTGTATGTGCCGGCTGGAGCTGCAACGCTAGCCTACGGCTGGCCGAAATCTCGAAATCTTCGCATGATGccaaaaaatttgaaattttgagattcCGGCCAACCCACACGGGCGCTGCAGCTCCGGCCGGAATCGCCGAATCCACACCGTGCGgacggtgcggacgtccgcaaccaagaagctatatatatatatacatatatatatatatatatatataaggataaAGAACGAAGAAAATCTGCTCAACACAAGAAGTATCAATATAAATCTAGAGGATTGCCGTGATTTCAATGGGTCAACATATGTACAtaactatttataatataGAAATGTTAGGTGAAAATATGAGATATTCACAAAGAATGCATATGTTTAACCCTTTGAATTGCCTCCTTAACCTTCATTGATGGCTCTTCATACAACATGGCAGGGTTGTCAAAGGTCGACGCCAAACTCGGCTCTTTAAGAAAAGCACGAAATGAATCTGCAACTGAATATGACAGAGAGTCGAGATTATATCCTCCTTCTAAGAAAAACACACACCGGCCTCCGCACATATCCTTGGCGAGTTGTTGAATACTAGCTGCTAGCATGTAATATGTTCCAGTTGTGAACTGCAAACTTGCGAGTGGATCCAATGCATGCGCATCATACCTGTAATTTTTAGTTCAGTGAAATGACTAATTTAAGATTTTCAATGTACAGACTCTGAGATATAAAGTTACAAAAATTAAAggaatggttttttttttttcattgtttACCAGTGATGAATATAAATGATATTGTGAAGTCAATCAAGTATGCCTATATTGATTTTTCATGGAATGCAGAACTCACCCAGCAGAGACAAGAATAATATCTGGCTTAAATCTTTGAGCACATGGCACAATTACTTCATCAAACACACTTCTCATAGCAAAATCACCTGACCCTCCTGGGAGAGGAAGATTTAGTGTCGTACCTTCGCCATCCCCTTTACCTATCTCATCAAATTTTCCGGTACCAGGGTAACTCCCATCCTAAATCAAATAATGCAGTAGTAATAACATCAATACTTTTCAAAACAATACTAATCtaaacaacaaaaaagagaTGTTAAGAGCAGAACTCAGCCATTGTACAACTCTGgtactgtttttgttttcatgtTAGGCCAATTCTCTGGCAATTTATATCAATTAAATATGCATTTCTTTAATGAGATTATTTAACTGATCTACTAATGCTACTCTTCCTTTGCCTCCCTCCGACTTTTATAGTCTTATTACCCTATATGACTTTCTGCTATGAATCCTCGCAGCCAGAATTATTTGGCGAGCCTGGTGAATTTAACAATCCGTGACAACAATTATCAAATCATACTAGGTAAATGCAGACATGGCGACAACTATCATATCATACTAGGCATTTAGGGGAAAGCTTCTGACCTGGCTACGTGCACAAGGAGTGTGGATACAATTGAAGGAATTTAGCAGTTGGAGGAGAAGATTGTGAATGCTCGATTTCAGACTGATTTAGAGCCAATTCAAGGAACACCAGCCCTAGCTCACTAATATAAATTAACTGAGGAAGAACACAAGTTCCACTTCCAGAGCCAGTT
This genomic interval from Argentina anserina chromosome 1, drPotAnse1.1, whole genome shotgun sequence contains the following:
- the LOC126789215 gene encoding SAL1 phosphatase-like encodes the protein MAINCLRATPKIPHPSNPNITFSHSFLFLSSNSKPKRLFSPIRAFSMSYDKELAAATKAASVAARLCQKVQQTLLKSDVHSKSDKSPVTVADYGSQALVSFVLERELPSESFSLVAEEDSGDLQIDSGRETLERITKLVNDTVANSDYSDSNLTTEDVLRAIDNGKSEGGSCGRHWVLDPIDGTKGFLRGDQYAIALALLDEGKVVLGVLACPNLPLASISSDNKHSSHDKVGCLFFAKLGGGTYMQPLDGSSPLKVHVSATENPVEASFFESYEAAHSLHGLSSTIAKKLGVKAPPVRIDSQAKYGALSRGDGAIYLRFPHKGYREKIWDHAAGCIVVTEAGGVVTDAAGNPLDFSKGRYLDLEAGIIVTNQKLMPSLLKAVKASLEEEKASSL
- the LOC126782670 gene encoding 2-oxoisovalerate dehydrogenase subunit alpha 2, mitochondrial, with amino-acid sequence MMSLWVRKSGDFMINRFKSNLGSLASIHFSSSFSRKSPIPVPFPASYAQNVRLLEAPLCGSRRFESGKPETLSDEVDTNQGLDLPEGKFKFTPEMRFISESTKEREPCYRVLDDNGKQIMSSYCAEVSQEIAVKMYTDMVMLQTMDIIFYEAQRQGRISFYLTTIGEEAINIASAAALTFDDIVLPQYREPGVLIWRGFTVQEFANQCFSNKADYGKGRQMPIHYGSNKHNYFTVSSTIATQLPQAVGVAYSLKMDRKDACVVTYIGDGGTSEGDFHAALNFAAVTEAPVIFICRNNGWAISTPTSDQFRSDGVVVKGRAYGIRSIRVDGNDALAMYSAVYTAREMAINEQRPILIEAITYRVGHHSTSDDSTKYRPVDEIESWKVGRDPVSRFRKWIERNGWWSAEAEIEARNSARKQFLHAIQEAEKVEKPPVADMFTDVYDCPPSNLVEQEKQLRETIKRHPLDYPSDVPV